A stretch of DNA from Flavobacteriales bacterium:
CCAATTATTTTTTGCTCTGTTTTTTTTGGTTTTTCCCATGGATGCAACCACCGGCGTGTATTGGCAGTGTCTCCTATGTATTCATAATCGCTGCGTTGAAAACGAATGGAAGAGAGATGTGCATTGTAAACGCGGATGGTATCTGACTTCGTCTTTATATCTGCAAAAACCACATTGTTATTATCGTCGTTTTTAAAACGGATTTCTCCGCTGTTTATAATCGGATATGCACTGAAAATGGCGACCCCAAAATACTGTTCCATTCTCATTTTATGGGTGTAACCTTCTACCACATGTTTAGTGCGCAATATTGAAATAAGTGTATCCCGTGTTTCGAAATAACCGGGAATTCCCGAATAAAAAAATTCCTGAAAGCAAACAATATCCGGATCTTCCCGCTGTAATACTTTGAAAATTTCCTGTCGCACGGTAACGTGATCCTGGTAATTATATAAATCGAACAGGCGGACATTCCAGGTCAGCAGTTTAACTTTTTCGGATGATTCGCTTAATGGACCGGTGCTAAAATTAATTTGAAAGAAATGGCGCAGATGATTTAATCCAACAATGATGGTAAAGAGTGATAATAACATCCATTTATTACGAAGTAATAACCAAACGATGAAAAAGAGAATGGAGAGGAATAAAAAAACAGGATAGGCGAGTCCGAAAAATGCTAACAACCAAAAATCCTGGGGATCAATATGGGTGGCAAGATAGGAGAGAAGAAGACAAGCTGAACTAAGAATATTGCCAATTAGCAATAGTTTTAAAACAAAATTCAGCTTTCGCTCTTTAAACATTTTTATGCGAATTGAACAGGAATTCTTTTTCCTCTTTCGTCAAGCTTTCATAGCCGGAACGATTTATTTTATCCAGAATATCATCCACCCTTTTTTGAGTTGCAGCTTTTCTGTCATTATAAACTTCGTCGGAAATTGGACGCTTATTGTTGCTGTGTTTGACTTTTAATTTCGATGATTTTCTAAACCAGCGTGCAGGTGAAAAAAGATCGGTAAGGTCGAATCGGTTTAAAATAAAAGAAGGTTTTTTAAAAAATCCTGAAGCCCAGATTCCATATAATGCACCACCTAAATGCGCAATTCTTGCACCGCGGTTATCATTGGGAATTGCGACTAAATCCAGCATAATAAATAAAAGCGCCACAATGATCAGTTTAATGGGGAATACACCGAAAAACATGACTTCGAGTCGTGGTAAATGAAAGGTGACAGCAACGAGTAATGCCATCGTTGCTGCGGAAGCTCCGTGCAGGTAGTACATTTGTTTTCCCTCGAAAACAGGAAACAAATTCATGGCCGCAAAATAAAAAATGAAGCCGGCAAGGCCTCCGAAAATATAAGTGTTTAGTAATTTTTTTTCGTCGAGATGCTGGAGGTAAAGTTGACCGGTAAAATAAAGCAAGACCATTTGGATTAGAAGGTGCCAAAAGGATAAATGAAGGAACATGTAAATAAAAGGCGACCATGGATGCGTCAGATTGTGCCTGATCATTCCATTGGGTGCAAATACTTCAAGGATATTATCGGCAATAAAATTTTTAGGTGTGTTGTTCAGGTACATCACCAGCATCAGGATGGCCATAATGAGAAACACGCCAACATTCAACAGGATTAGTTTGGTTAAAAGGTTACCTGTTTTGAATTGATATTTTATTTCATCCGTAAAGGTGCGTTGCATGGTCAATAGAAATTACGACGGTCTTTTTTCTTCTGAAAATATACGATGAGTCCACCAATTAATGCTCCTCCCAAATGCGCAAAATGTGCCACATTATCCCATGAATATTGCATGACTCCAAGATAAAGCTCAATGAAAATCATTACTGGAATAAAATACTTTGCTTTAATCGGAATAGGTAAAAAGATAAGCATCATTTCAGTATTTGGGAATAACATTCCGAATGCAATCATAATTCCGTATAAAGCTCCCGAAGCACCCACCGCCGGCATATTCAGCGATAAATTGAGTGCAGCGACAGTTTCGTCTGAATAATTCATTCCCTGTTTAAAAAGCGATTGGCCATTTTCTTTTACGACTTCCACCACATCTGCTGGTAATTTGGAAACCAATTGAAGATATTCGACGTAATTCACCAGTGAATAAAGGAACATCGCACCAATCCCTGTGATGAAATAAAAACTAATAAATCGTTTGGGTCCCCACATCCGTTCCAAAATAGAACCAAAGGTTACCAATGCAAACATGTTAAAAAACAGATGGCCTAAATCGCCATGCATAAACATGTAAGTGATGATTTGATAAGGTTCAAAATTCGGAGAGGCAGGATTGGATAAACCTAAAATAAAATCGAGTTGTATTCCTTGCCGTTCAAATGTGAATTTGGCAAAAAACATCAATACGTTAAGAATAAGAAGATTCTTAACTACGGGTGGCATATTTCTGAAAAGGGCTTGTAACATCAGCTAAATTTTTTTTCTATTTCGTCCATCGTGTAAGTAATAATTACGGGTTTTCCCGATGGAGAAATAAAGGGTGTTTCACAAGCAAACAATTCATCGACCAAACGGTTCATTTCCTCATTTGTCAGTTTTTTTCCTGCCTTTATGGCAATGGAAGATGACAGTGAACGTGCCAAAGATTCATATTTGTTCTTCCTTATTTCAGAAGAATGATGCTTTAATTCCTCCAGCATTTTCTCAATTAATCCGACCGGATTCGCATCCCCAGCTTCTGCTGGTGTCCCGTTAATGGCAATGGAATTTCCTCCCATTTCACTGATGTCAAATCCCAAATGCTTCAGGTCCTCGTTCAACTCGCGGATCAGGGATAAATCGGCAGGACTTAAATCCATCATAGATGGAAATAACTGTTGCTGGGTCATACCCGTATGCTGCGCAAGCGAAACAATGAAACGCTCAAATAAAATCCGATCATGCGCACGATTCTGGTCAATAAGCCAAAAGCCGGATTTTACCGGACATAAAATGTATTTCCGGTGCAACTGTATGGTTATCCGCTCGCGTTCCTCTTCTTCTTCCTGTTCAAATATTTTAGGTTGTACAGGTTGATTGGTATTCATGATTTTATAAACCTCCTCCCATTGCTCAGAAGAAGCAGGTTTATTTAAATAGGCAGATGATGAGGACGAAGTTTTGGAAGCGCCACTGTTCTTTTTTTCTTGTTCAAATGGATTATAATTCGGATCAACTTTTATTACTGGTTGAACAATGGGACGATCTTTCTCCGGTAAAGGAAGATCGATAGCGGTTTCCGTATTAAAATCGATTGCAGGAGAAATATTGTATAATCCAATGGCTCTTCTTGCAGCAGAATGTAAAATAGCGTAAATACTTTTTTCATCCTCAAACTTAATTTCAGTTTTGGTTGGATGAATATTTACATCAATACTTGCAGGTGGAACATCCAGGTAAACAAAATAAGATGGGAAATTTTCTTTTAAAATAATTCCCTCATAGGCTTTGTGAATGGAATGGTGGAGATAAGGACTTTTGATAAAGCGGTCGTTGACAAAGAAAAATTGCTCTCCACGGGTTTTTTTTGAGAATTCCGGTTTTAAAAGATATCCTTTAATGTGCACAATATCCGTATGCTCTTCAATTGGAACCAGGCGTTCATTGTAGCTTTTTCCAAATATGGCAACTATACGTTGACGAATATTCCCTGCCGGTAAATTGAATATTTCATTTCCGTTGTGGTTGAGTTCAAAATGCACTTCGGGGTGTACCAGTGCCACACGTTCAAATTCATCAAGCACATGCTTGAATTCAACATTATCTGATTTTAAAAAGTTTCTTCGGGCCGGAATATTGAAGAATAGATTTTTTACCAAAAAGGTAGTGCCATCCTGACATTGATCTTCTTCAATGGACTTTATTTCTGATCCTTCAATAATGATTTTTGTCCCCAGAGCATCATTCTTTCGTTTAGTTTTGAGTTCTACCTGTGCCACCGCTGCAATGGAAGCCAATGCCTCACCTCGAAATCCTTTGGTGCGTATTGCAAATAAATCGGAAGCTTCTTTTATTTTACTGGTAGCATGCCGTTCAAAACATAAACGGGCATCTTCTGCTGACATCCCTGTTCCGTTATCCATTACCTGAATAAGTGTTCTACCGGCATCTTTAATCAGCATTCTGATTTTCGTTGCTCCGGCATCTATGGAATTCTCTAAAAGTTCCTTTACGGCAGATGCAGGACGCTGAACCACCTCGCCGGCGGCAATTTGATTGGCAATGGAGTCGGGAAGAAGTTGTATAATGTTCGACATGGTTATTCAGTCCTCAGAAAAAGCTGTCCCAAAGCTCTAGTCTCTTAATGGCATACAAACAAACACCAACTAAACCTGCTATAAGAACAAGCAAACGAACATGACGATCGCGGGCATCTCTCGTAGCATGATTTTTCGACTGCCAACGGCTGTTCATATTGTCACGGAAATTAAATTCCCGTCTTACTTTTTCAGGATCAGTTCCTGTTTTTTCCGAATGGGAGCGAACAAGGTCATCCAAACGTTCTTTTCTTTCGTTGTAATAACGCGGCGTGTACGAAAACTTTTTCGGATCGCGAACTTTAAAAAATCTGGACTTTAGACTAAACATAGGATAGATTTTACAAAAATACACTTCTTTCCTCTATAAACGAATTTTCATTGATAATATGCGTAGAAATGTGAATTCTTAACCAACGGTCATGTTGTTGCGTATCCGGTTTTCGTTCACCTGGTGATGTTGAAAATTCACCTGCCCATGTACGTTTTTAGGACCTTAGCCTGTGTATTTTCGGTTCAATTCTTGTTATTCCCTAAGCATGAGGAGTTTTTTTAAATGGTTGAGTGTGTCGTTCCTGCTGGTGCTGGTCACTGCATTTGTGTGGAAACCGGATGAGGGAGCAGGGTTTCGGTTGAATCCCATTTGGAACATAAAGCCCCGATTCCTTGATGCAGATAAGCATTGGGCCGACTCCGTACTTTCTACCATGACGCTCGATGAAAAAATTGGTCAGCTTTTCATGGTTGCTGCCTATTCTAATCGCGATTCGAGTCACCAGAAGGAGATCATTTCCCTCATAGAAAATCAAAAAATTGGTGGATTGATATTCTTTCAGGGTGGACCAGTTCGTCAAGCCCAGTTAACCAATTTATACCAGCAAAAAAGTAAAGTTCCCCTGATGATTGGTATCGATGGGGAATGGGGATTGGCCATGCGATTGGATAGCACCGTAAAATATCCCAAGCAAATGACCTTAGGTGCATTATCCAACGATACCCTGATTTACCTGATGGGACTTGAAATCGGAAGAGAATGCAGAAGAATGGGGATTCATATCAATTTCGCACCTGTTGTGGATGTGAATTCTAATCCGAAGAATCCGGTAATCAATTTTCGTTCGTTTGGCGAGGACCGATACAATGTGGCCCGGAAATCCTTTGCGTATATGCTGGGATTACAGGATCGATTTGTATTGGCTTGTGCCAAACATTTTCCCGGGCACGGTGATGCGTCCACAGATTCGCATTTGACCTTACCGGTGATTGATAAAAGCAAAAAGCAATTGGATTCACTGGAACTTTATCCTTTTCGCTTTTTAATCCGATCCGGATTATCCAGTGTTATGGTAGCGCATTTGTATGTTCCCTCATTAGAGAAAACAGAAAATTTAGCTACTACTTTATCAAAAAAGGTCGTTGCTCAATTACTGAAAAAGGAAATGCAATTCGAGGGCCTTGTTTTTTCAGATGCGCTTAATATGAAAGGGGTAAGTGCTTTTTACAAACCCGGTGAAGTAGAATTAAAGGCACTACTTGCAGGAAATGATGTGTTGTTATTTGCGGAAGATGTTCCTAAAGCGGTGGCCTTGATAAAAGAATCAATTCGTAAAAAGGAAATATCCGAAGAAGAAATTGAAAGCAGATGCAGAAAAATATTACTGGCAAAAAAATGGGTAGGACTGGATAAAGAAAAACTGGTTAAAACAGAAAATCTGTACAGCGATTTACATACCCCTTTTTCTGAATGGATTTCACGACGTTTATACGGTGAGTCGATGACCTTATTGGAGAATAAAAATAACATTCTCCCCATTATGCGATTGGATACTTCCAGAATTGCTGTTTTAACAATAGGTGATACCTTGAATAACTCCTTTATGCAATCCTGCGAAAAATATGCTTCAATCGATAAATACGCAGTTTCTCTTCAACCCGGAGGAGCAAATGTGGGAGAATTGATTTCATCCTTGAAGAAAAATGATTTAATTCTTATTAGTCTTCATCCTTCTACCAATTCCCCGGAAAAAAACTATGGAATTACAAAAGAAGCTGTTGGTTTAATCAATCAGTTGAATCAAAATAAAAAAGTGGTTGTTGCCTATTTTGGGAATGTTTACGGACTTTCTCATTTCCCGGGTGCAAGTTTATTGGATGCATTGGTGATGTGTTATGAAAATTCCCCATTAGGGCAGGATTTGGCAGCGCAGGCAATTTTTGGGGGAATTGGATTACATGGACAACTACCGGTAACGGCTTCCAGGTATTTTAAACTCAATGACGGATTATGTTATGAAGGCGGAATTCGATTTGAATACACCATTCCTGAAGTCTTTGGTATTAAGCGCGAATATTTTAATAAAATAGATTCATTAGCCACCCTTGGCATTCGGGAAAAGGCCTATCCGGGGTGCCAGATTTTTATTGCCAAACACGGAAAAGTAATTTACAATAAGGCCTTCGGTTATCACACCTATGATAGTACCCGCGCGGTAAAAACGGATGATATTTATGATCTGGCATCCGTTACCAAAATTACTTCTACTGTAGCTGTATTAATGCATTTGGTAGATCAGAAAAAATTTGATCTGGATAAAACCTTGGGAGATTATATTCCCGAATTACTCGATTCAAGTGATTATTCTAAAATTGTCATTAGAAAAATGCTTGCGCATGAGGCAGGATTGGTTCCATGGATCCCTTTTTATACAAAGACACTCATCAAAGGCAAACCGGATCCCAAAATTTACCGAACTACACCTTCAGATAGTTTTCCTTATCGTGTTGCCGACAATATGTATATTTTAAAATCGTATCAGGATTCGATTTTAAACGATATTAAACACACATCACTTCGTGGGCAAAAAAATTATTTGTATTCGGATGTTGGTTATTATCTGCTAAAAATCATTATCGAAAAAATTACCAGCACAAAATTAGATCATCTGGCAGATTCATTGTTTTATCGTCCGCTAGGTGCAAGCACATTAACCTACAATCCCAGAACAAAATTTCCATTGGATAGGATTCCACCGGAAGAGGATGATAAAGTGTTCAGAAAACAATTAATTCATGGCGACGTGCACGATCAGGGTGCGGCGATGTTGGGTGGTGTTGCTGGTCATGCTGGTTTATTTGCCAATGCCAATGACTTGGGGAAAATGATGCAAATGATGATGAATTACGGGACTTATGGTGGACAAAAATTCCTTTCCAGAAGTGTAGTTCTTGATTTTACACGTTGCCAGTTTTGTCCAGGAAATAGGAGGGGCGCAGGATTCGATCGTCCGGTAATGCAGGATGGATTAGGTCCAACCTGTAATTGTGTTTCAGCCGAAAGTTTTGGTCACACCGGATTTACCGGAATCACGGCATGGGCGGATCCCGGTGAGGATGTCATCTATTTGTTTTTATCCAATAGAAGTTATCCGGTTGCCGATAACAATAAAATTTTGAAAATGGGATTAAGAACGGATATTCAACAGGCCATCTATGATGCCATTCGGAAATCGAGAAATCACCAATAATTTATTCCAGTAATTTTTTTAGTTTCTCCATCGATTCCTGATTTTCCGGAATGTTTTTCAGTGAAGAAATTACTTGTTGTTTTTCTAAGCGGGTAAGATGCCAGCTCAGGGAAGTTCGTTGTTTTTCGTTCTGAATCATATGGAAATTCACTACGTCGAGCGGACAATCCAACCACGACGAAGCATATTGTAACAGCTGATCATTATCGAAATCCTGTGTGTTAAAAATGTTATCGTATAAATTTCCAAGCGGTTTTACGAGGAGTTTCATCACCGAATTTTTTTTGAGAGGCTCATCCACTTCTTTCTGACGATCTCTAACCTGAATGAAAACGACACCATCTGTATTTGAACTGATCCAGTTTCTGAATACATAAATATAGCGCAACGCCAAACGAATGCCATAATTGTCGCGATAACCTGCGTCCATCACCTCAATCGTTGGTTCGGATGGTAAGGTTACCATTGGCATTACATATGGAAATGATGCATTCATTCGAATGGCAGAACTATACCTTAAATTCCATGCATTTTGATGTTCAAACATTTTGGTAAATTCAATGTATTCCTGTCCCGGAATATTATCGAAATCGATTTCAGGTTGGCAGTTCGTTAAATAGGAAACCGGCTGGGAAGAAATGATTAATCGTCGTCCATCGTTGATGATAGTCGGACAAAACATCATGGTTGGAATTTCCGAATTTCGTTCAGGAACGATATAGTCATACAAGCGCTTATCAAAGGCAGAATCGAGGTTAATGTTGAGTTGCTTTTCGAACATATAACCGCGGTCGATGGTGTAGGAGTAGGGGCCATCACTAAAGTGACGATAACGAATGAAAATGTCGTTGGTAGCTATTGTAAATGCCACCGGATTTAAAATATCCTGAGAAATTTTATCAATGTATTTTTTATCGTTTCGGTGAATATCTGCTTCTGTTTTCTCTCTCAAAAACAGTTCACGGTAATAAGCTGCACCAATCATTCCTCCCGACGAACCCGTAATTAAATGGGTGCGGTCCATCAGTGTTCCGTTTAACGTACTATCTACATTTTGCAATACATTCAGTGTCCATAATGCAGAACGTATTCCTCCTCCGGATGTGCAGATCACTACAAATTTTGGTTTAGCCTTATCGCCGGTGAGAAGTTTATTGTTTTTCGCCCGCCATTGGTTAAGCGACTCCAAACCATAATTCATATCCTTTTTATGCATCTTTTTGTCCGACTGCATTTCATGGATTGTACTCAAATTATAGGTGGCTTGTTTACCACTGTAATCTAACCCGTAGGCGAAATTTTTATACGAGAATAATTCGGTGTGCAGCGATAAATAATTCAATAGAATTAATAGTCCGATCATAAAGGTAAAGGTCCAACCCCGCAACCAGCTGTACACTGCACTAATGATCATAATTAACATGGTAAACACCAGTAAAACACTGGCGCCTGCAGGAATCAGGAAGTAGGAATTT
This window harbors:
- a CDS encoding rhomboid family intramembrane serine protease, whose amino-acid sequence is MPPVVKNLLILNVLMFFAKFTFERQGIQLDFILGLSNPASPNFEPYQIITYMFMHGDLGHLFFNMFALVTFGSILERMWGPKRFISFYFITGIGAMFLYSLVNYVEYLQLVSKLPADVVEVVKENGQSLFKQGMNYSDETVAALNLSLNMPAVGASGALYGIMIAFGMLFPNTEMMLIFLPIPIKAKYFIPVMIFIELYLGVMQYSWDNVAHFAHLGGALIGGLIVYFQKKKDRRNFY
- a CDS encoding rhomboid family intramembrane serine protease translates to MQRTFTDEIKYQFKTGNLLTKLILLNVGVFLIMAILMLVMYLNNTPKNFIADNILEVFAPNGMIRHNLTHPWSPFIYMFLHLSFWHLLIQMVLLYFTGQLYLQHLDEKKLLNTYIFGGLAGFIFYFAAMNLFPVFEGKQMYYLHGASAATMALLVAVTFHLPRLEVMFFGVFPIKLIIVALLFIMLDLVAIPNDNRGARIAHLGGALYGIWASGFFKKPSFILNRFDLTDLFSPARWFRKSSKLKVKHSNNKRPISDEVYNDRKAATQKRVDDILDKINRSGYESLTKEEKEFLFNSHKNV
- the mutL gene encoding DNA mismatch repair endonuclease MutL, giving the protein MSNIIQLLPDSIANQIAAGEVVQRPASAVKELLENSIDAGATKIRMLIKDAGRTLIQVMDNGTGMSAEDARLCFERHATSKIKEASDLFAIRTKGFRGEALASIAAVAQVELKTKRKNDALGTKIIIEGSEIKSIEEDQCQDGTTFLVKNLFFNIPARRNFLKSDNVEFKHVLDEFERVALVHPEVHFELNHNGNEIFNLPAGNIRQRIVAIFGKSYNERLVPIEEHTDIVHIKGYLLKPEFSKKTRGEQFFFVNDRFIKSPYLHHSIHKAYEGIILKENFPSYFVYLDVPPASIDVNIHPTKTEIKFEDEKSIYAILHSAARRAIGLYNISPAIDFNTETAIDLPLPEKDRPIVQPVIKVDPNYNPFEQEKKNSGASKTSSSSSAYLNKPASSEQWEEVYKIMNTNQPVQPKIFEQEEEEERERITIQLHRKYILCPVKSGFWLIDQNRAHDRILFERFIVSLAQHTGMTQQQLFPSMMDLSPADLSLIRELNEDLKHLGFDISEMGGNSIAINGTPAEAGDANPVGLIEKMLEELKHHSSEIRKNKYESLARSLSSSIAIKAGKKLTNEEMNRLVDELFACETPFISPSGKPVIITYTMDEIEKKFS
- a CDS encoding serine hydrolase; translation: MRSFFKWLSVSFLLVLVTAFVWKPDEGAGFRLNPIWNIKPRFLDADKHWADSVLSTMTLDEKIGQLFMVAAYSNRDSSHQKEIISLIENQKIGGLIFFQGGPVRQAQLTNLYQQKSKVPLMIGIDGEWGLAMRLDSTVKYPKQMTLGALSNDTLIYLMGLEIGRECRRMGIHINFAPVVDVNSNPKNPVINFRSFGEDRYNVARKSFAYMLGLQDRFVLACAKHFPGHGDASTDSHLTLPVIDKSKKQLDSLELYPFRFLIRSGLSSVMVAHLYVPSLEKTENLATTLSKKVVAQLLKKEMQFEGLVFSDALNMKGVSAFYKPGEVELKALLAGNDVLLFAEDVPKAVALIKESIRKKEISEEEIESRCRKILLAKKWVGLDKEKLVKTENLYSDLHTPFSEWISRRLYGESMTLLENKNNILPIMRLDTSRIAVLTIGDTLNNSFMQSCEKYASIDKYAVSLQPGGANVGELISSLKKNDLILISLHPSTNSPEKNYGITKEAVGLINQLNQNKKVVVAYFGNVYGLSHFPGASLLDALVMCYENSPLGQDLAAQAIFGGIGLHGQLPVTASRYFKLNDGLCYEGGIRFEYTIPEVFGIKREYFNKIDSLATLGIREKAYPGCQIFIAKHGKVIYNKAFGYHTYDSTRAVKTDDIYDLASVTKITSTVAVLMHLVDQKKFDLDKTLGDYIPELLDSSDYSKIVIRKMLAHEAGLVPWIPFYTKTLIKGKPDPKIYRTTPSDSFPYRVADNMYILKSYQDSILNDIKHTSLRGQKNYLYSDVGYYLLKIIIEKITSTKLDHLADSLFYRPLGASTLTYNPRTKFPLDRIPPEEDDKVFRKQLIHGDVHDQGAAMLGGVAGHAGLFANANDLGKMMQMMMNYGTYGGQKFLSRSVVLDFTRCQFCPGNRRGAGFDRPVMQDGLGPTCNCVSAESFGHTGFTGITAWADPGEDVIYLFLSNRSYPVADNNKILKMGLRTDIQQAIYDAIRKSRNHQ
- a CDS encoding patatin-like phospholipase family protein, which codes for MFLHFKRNHFLLLFWLVLFGIITHSLGSKFGLAYLFLYPEYLGEVGFMSHFIMGFSCAGFIMAFNMYSYVMHGYKFSFIATVSKPFYKFSINNFIIPAAFILLYVYQAVHFQYNKELEPVGNIIRNMSGFFTGLFVFFFFSMYYFFKTNKDFYKLSGKTEEAMEEEIKSKGIQTTLHKKIKWYELFNTEHGWNVETYMASPFRIKIARESKHYDTELLKRVLAQNHINASIFEIVMVISFLLFGSMGENSYFLIPAGASVLLVFTMLIMIISAVYSWLRGWTFTFMIGLLILLNYLSLHTELFSYKNFAYGLDYSGKQATYNLSTIHEMQSDKKMHKKDMNYGLESLNQWRAKNNKLLTGDKAKPKFVVICTSGGGIRSALWTLNVLQNVDSTLNGTLMDRTHLITGSSGGMIGAAYYRELFLREKTEADIHRNDKKYIDKISQDILNPVAFTIATNDIFIRYRHFSDGPYSYTIDRGYMFEKQLNINLDSAFDKRLYDYIVPERNSEIPTMMFCPTIINDGRRLIISSQPVSYLTNCQPEIDFDNIPGQEYIEFTKMFEHQNAWNLRYSSAIRMNASFPYVMPMVTLPSEPTIEVMDAGYRDNYGIRLALRYIYVFRNWISSNTDGVVFIQVRDRQKEVDEPLKKNSVMKLLVKPLGNLYDNIFNTQDFDNDQLLQYASSWLDCPLDVVNFHMIQNEKQRTSLSWHLTRLEKQQVISSLKNIPENQESMEKLKKLLE